The Erythrolamprus reginae isolate rEryReg1 chromosome 5, rEryReg1.hap1, whole genome shotgun sequence genome window below encodes:
- the LOC139168515 gene encoding vomeronasal type-2 receptor 1-like, protein MASRKLWLLCIGLFLFILKPTTITSDPPKKPEEECRLLGKFDLRGYVEAEEADHVLGGMFPIHFRTILEDDPTSTPPNSPKCEGFNFRGYRWVKAMIHAINDINKRKDLLPNITLGYQIYDTCFTMSKTVENSLAYLTGQNETTPVFRCSTGAPLAAIIGAGGSTLSIASSRILGLYYFPQVGYASSSSLLSDKYQFPTYLRTIPSDKVQSRGMADLIHHFGWRWIGTIAADDDYGKYGVKAFKESVENLYTCIAFSETIPKIYNRDKLKKLVEIVEETNATVIVVYSSDIDFHPLVEELIISNVTGKTWVASEAWVTSALIARPEYFPLLGGAIGFGIRRGEIPGLREFLLEVDPNKDSNDMTIEFWQSAFNCTWPGVNITYNTDNRKNVTGHENVVDFSSAKLCTGKEKLEDLKNTYLDVSELRLTYNVYKAVYAVAFGLDKLRMCEIEKGPFVSGPKCATIDEFEPWQLMYYMKNEMNFTVFDEDVKIDPNGDVYTPYDILNWQMNETGAINFVKVGIYNQTNEHDKEFKILNDSIFWNNPERSRPRSACNNNCQPGFRKGILQGKPSCCYDCIKCAEGQFSNHTDARECTPCPEDYWTNEKRSECNHKEVEYLAYGEALGMTLIALSVFGACIILVVTGVYIKFRKTPLANANDRELSFLIQFSLIAILLTSCLFVGKPEDWSCQSRQVALALAFSLCLSCVLGKTVMLFLTHLARNSKVAEKARMLVGPIFQKVVVVVSVLAQVGIVTAYLYYSPPSMYKNTQFTTLKIIYECNEGSIMYLCIMFGFDVFLAIQCFLTAFVARKLPNNFNEAKFVTFGMLVFFIVWISFVPAYLSTRGKFKVAVEIFAILASSFGLLGCLFGPKCYIILLKPARNTEEIVGGRDLSNDKSAPPTSASCSEINTVSTVLED, encoded by the exons ATGGCCAGCCGAAAACTGTGGCTATTGTGCATAGGATTATTTCTCTTCATACTGAAGCCCACCACAATAACTTCAGACCCTCCAAAGAAGCCCGAGGAAGAATGCAGACTCCTGGGGAAATTTGATTTACGTGGCTATGTGGAGGCTGAGGAAGCCGACCATGTTCTGGGAGGCATGTTCCCAATACACTTCAGGACCATCCTTGAGGATGATCCAACGAGTACACCTCCAAATTCTCCAAAATGTGAGGG GTTTAATTTTCGAGGTTACCGTTGGGTCAAAGCCATGATACATGCCATCAATGATATTAATAAGAGAAAAGACCTTCTACCAAACATAACTCTCGGCTATCAGATCTATGACACCTGCTTTACAATGTCCAAGACAGTGGAGAATTCTCTGGCTTACCTGACTGGTCAAAATGAAACCACTCCAGTCTTTCGATGCAGTACCGGTGCTCCGTTAGCCGCGATTATTGGAGCCGGTGGATCGACTCTTTCCATTGCTTCCTCAAGAATCCTTGGGCTTTACTATTTCCCTCAG gTTGGTTATGCTTCCTCTTCCTCACTTCTCTCTGATAAATATCAGTTCCCAACCTACCTCCGCACTATTCCAAGCGATAAGGTGCAGTCACGGGGGATGGCTGATTTAATTCACCATTTTGGTTGGAGATGGATTGGAACCATTGCTGCCGATGATGATTATGGGAAATATGGTGTCAAAGCTTTTAAAGAATCTGTTGAGAACCTCTACACCTGCATTGCCTTCTCAGAAACAATTCCTAAAATATATAACAGGGATAAGCTCAAAAAGCTCGTTGAAATTGTAGAAGAAACCAATGCTACGGTCATTGTGGTTTATTCTTCTGATATTGACTTTCATCCGCTAGTTGAAGAGCTTATAATTAGTAATGTCACTGGCAAAACGTGGGTAGCAAGCGAGGCATGGGTCACATCTGCCTTAATTGCTAGACCTGAATATTTTCCACTTCTTGGTGGGGCAATTGGCTTTGGGATACGAAGGGGTGAAATTCCAGGCCTCCGGGAGTTTCTTCTAGAAGTAGACCCAAATAAGGATTCCAATGATATGACCATTGAATTTTGGCAGTCAGCATTCAATTGCACCTGGCCTGGTGTCAACATAACATACAATACAGACAACCGGAAAAATGTAACTGGTCATGAGAACGTTGTCGATTTTTCTTCAGCAAAGTTATGCACTGGAAAGGAGAAACTTGAAGATCTTAAAAATACATATTTGGATGTTTCGGAACTTAGACTAACGTATAATGTCTACAAAGCAGTTTATGCTGTTGCTTTTGGCCTCGACAAATTACGCATGTGTGAAATTGAGAAGGGACCCTTTGTTTCTGGGCCAAAATGTGCCACCATAGATGAGTTTGAGCCCTGGCAG TTAATGTACTACATGAAAAATGAGATGAACTTTACAGTTTTTGATGAGGATGTAAAAATTGATCCCAATGGGGATGTCTATACACCATATGACATtctaaattggcagatgaatgaAACTGGAGCAATTAATTTTGTGAAAGTTGGGATTTATAACCAGACAAATGAACACGATAAAGAATTTAAAATACTTAATGATTCAATATTTTGGAACAACCCAGAACGATCA CGACCACGTTCGGCATGCAATAATAATTGCCAACCTGGGTTTCGAAAGGGGATCTTGCAAGGGAAACCTTCATGCTGTTACGATTGTATAAAGTGTGCAGAAGGACAGTTCAGTAATCATACAG ATGCAAGGGAATGTACACCATGTCCCGAAGATTATTGGACCAATGAAAAGAGAAGCGAATGTAATCATAAGGAAGTGGAATACTTGGCTTATGGAGAAGCTTTAGGAATGACATTGATTGCACTCTCTGTATTTGGCGCATGTATCATTCTGGTTGTGACTGGAGTGTACATCAAGTTCAGGAAAACACCCTTGGCGAACGCCAATGACCGTGAGCTCAGCTTCCTCATCCAGTTTTCTCTCATTGCAATCTTGTTGACTTCTTGTCTCTTCGTGGGGAAGCCAGAAGACTGGTCGTGCCAATCTCGCCAAGTGGCCTTGGCCTTGGCCTTTTCTCTTTGCCTGTCTTGTGTTTTAGGAAAGACAGTGATGCTCTTTCTGACTCATTTGGCCAGAAATTCAAAAGTGGCTGAGAAAGCCCGAATGTTAGTGGGTCCAATTTTCCAAAAAGTGGTGGTGGTTGTCTCTGTTCTAGCTCAAGTGGGCATCGTTACTGCTTACCTTTATTATAGCCCTCCCAGTATGTATAAAAACACCCAGTTCACAACCCTGAAAATTATTTATGAATGCAATGAGGGTTCAATAATGTACTTGTGCATAATGTTTGGGTTTGATGTGTTTCTCGCCATCCAGTGCTTTCTTACGGCTTTTGTAGCCAGGAAGCTTCCCAATAATTTCAACGAAGCCAAGTTTGTTACATTCGGAATGCTGGTTTTCTTCATTGTCTGGATATCTTTTGTCCCTGCTTATTTAAGCACAAGGGGGAAATTCAAGGTAGCGGTGGAGATATTTGCAATTCTGGCCTCCAGCTTTGGTTTGCTAGGATGCCTATTTGGGCCCAaatgttatattattttgttGAAACCTGCCAGAAATACAGAAGAAATTGTGGGTGGCAGGGATTTGTCCAATGATAAGAGTGCTCCACCAACCTCTGCCTCTTGCAGTGAAATTAACACAGTTTCCACAGTTCTTGAGGATTAG